Proteins found in one Sporosarcina sp. FSL K6-3457 genomic segment:
- the ispD gene encoding 2-C-methyl-D-erythritol 4-phosphate cytidylyltransferase: protein MKYTVMMPAAGSGQRMGAGYNKLFLKLDDKPILAHTLNVFEGDPACEGIILAVKPDERSAIQSMLEQYSITKVKAIVDGGGERQNSVAACIQAYNGDGIVLVHDAARPFIRRSVINELVKIAAEYGAAIAGVRAKDTMKFASAGVVKETVDRDKLWIIQTPQAFRYALLQEASTKAEAEGFLGTDESMLIERLGHPVRVVESTYDNVKMTTQEDLVFGEILLKSSRM from the coding sequence GTGAAGTATACAGTCATGATGCCGGCAGCTGGAAGCGGACAGCGGATGGGCGCCGGCTATAATAAACTTTTTTTAAAATTAGATGATAAGCCGATTCTTGCCCATACGCTTAATGTGTTCGAAGGGGATCCCGCGTGTGAAGGAATTATTCTGGCAGTGAAACCAGATGAACGGAGTGCTATCCAGTCTATGCTTGAGCAATATTCCATAACGAAGGTGAAAGCCATAGTAGATGGGGGAGGCGAGCGGCAAAATAGCGTTGCGGCTTGTATTCAAGCGTATAACGGCGATGGCATTGTCCTTGTCCATGACGCAGCTAGGCCATTCATTCGCCGCTCAGTCATCAATGAGCTTGTTAAGATTGCCGCTGAGTATGGTGCGGCAATTGCGGGAGTTCGAGCGAAAGATACGATGAAATTTGCTTCGGCGGGTGTAGTGAAAGAAACTGTGGATCGAGACAAGCTGTGGATTATCCAAACACCGCAGGCATTCCGTTATGCTTTATTACAAGAGGCTTCTACTAAGGCTGAGGCTGAGGGCTTTCTTGGTACGGATGAGTCGATGCTGATTGAACGGCTGGGGCATCCTGTGCGGGTTGTTGAAAGTACGTATGATAATGTTAAGATGACTACACAGGAAGATCTCGTGTTTGGCGAAATTTTATTGAAATCCAGCAGGATGTAA
- the ispF gene encoding 2-C-methyl-D-erythritol 2,4-cyclodiphosphate synthase produces MIRIGQGFDVHEFAEGRPLIIGGITIPHDRGLTGHSDADVLLHTITDAALGAIGEGDIGRHFPDTEAAFKDADSAVLLEKIWALVEDRGYKLGNIDCTIMAQRPKMAPHIEEIRERVAQLLKADVSQVNVKATTTEKLGFVGREEGIASMATILLVKSN; encoded by the coding sequence ATGATTCGAATTGGACAAGGATTTGATGTACATGAATTCGCGGAAGGACGTCCGCTTATTATTGGGGGCATCACAATTCCGCATGATAGAGGATTAACGGGGCATTCTGATGCGGATGTGTTGCTACATACAATTACCGATGCAGCACTTGGAGCGATCGGTGAAGGGGATATCGGGCGGCATTTCCCTGATACAGAAGCGGCGTTTAAAGATGCCGATTCCGCGGTGTTATTAGAAAAAATTTGGGCACTTGTAGAAGATAGAGGTTACAAATTGGGTAATATCGACTGTACAATTATGGCACAAAGGCCGAAAATGGCACCCCATATTGAAGAAATTCGTGAACGAGTTGCGCAATTGTTAAAAGCAGATGTCTCACAAGTGAATGTTAAGGCGACAACGACAGAGAAACTGGGCTTCGTAGGACGTGAAGAGGGTATCGCCTCGATGGCTACGATCTTGCTCGTCAAATCAAACTAG
- the gltX gene encoding glutamate--tRNA ligase: protein MTTEVRVRYAPSPTGHLHIGGARTALFNYLFARHHGGKFIVRIEDTDTERNIEAGELSQLDNLKWLGIDYDESVDIGGPYGPYRQMERLDIYTKHAKEMLDGGHAYKCFCTTDELEVEREKQKASGIAAPMYGGVCRHLTAAEVAEKEAAGIPHTIRMRVPENVTYNVEDLVRGTVAFESKDIGDWVLVKANGIPTYNFAVVFDDHYMKISHVFRGEEHLTNTPKQLMIFDVFGWEYPRYGHMTLIVNEDRKKLSKRDESIIQFISQYKDLGYLPHAMFNFFALLGWSPGGEEEIFSHDELVKLFDESRLSKSPSMFDKQKLTWMNNQYMKQMSLDDVVDFVLPHLQAVGLVKKEMTEQESAWARDLIGLYHDQLSYGAEIVELSAQFFTDELEYDEESQAVLAGEQIPEVMTSFKGHLEALETFDADSIKGAIKAVQKETGHKGKNLFMPIRVVTTGQMHGPELQASIALIGKEKSIARVAKYTE from the coding sequence ATGACAACAGAAGTACGTGTACGCTATGCGCCAAGCCCAACTGGCCATTTACATATCGGTGGAGCGCGGACAGCGCTTTTCAACTATTTATTTGCCCGTCATCACGGTGGAAAATTCATTGTGCGGATTGAGGATACAGATACAGAACGTAATATCGAAGCTGGCGAGTTATCACAACTCGACAATTTGAAATGGTTAGGTATCGACTATGATGAGTCAGTCGATATCGGTGGTCCATACGGTCCTTATCGTCAAATGGAGCGCCTTGATATTTATACAAAGCATGCAAAAGAAATGCTGGATGGTGGACATGCTTATAAATGCTTCTGTACGACAGATGAGCTTGAAGTAGAGCGTGAAAAACAGAAGGCGTCTGGTATTGCTGCACCGATGTATGGTGGAGTTTGTCGTCATTTGACAGCTGCTGAAGTGGCGGAAAAGGAAGCTGCTGGCATTCCGCATACGATTCGTATGAGAGTACCAGAAAATGTTACGTACAACGTGGAGGACCTTGTTCGCGGTACAGTAGCTTTTGAATCGAAGGACATCGGTGACTGGGTACTTGTCAAAGCAAACGGGATTCCGACGTATAACTTCGCGGTTGTTTTTGATGATCATTATATGAAAATTTCTCATGTTTTCCGAGGCGAGGAGCATTTGACGAACACGCCGAAACAATTGATGATATTCGATGTGTTTGGATGGGAATATCCGCGTTACGGACATATGACGCTTATTGTCAACGAAGATCGCAAAAAGCTTTCAAAACGTGATGAGTCGATTATTCAATTCATCTCACAATATAAGGATCTTGGTTATTTACCACATGCGATGTTTAACTTCTTTGCTCTGCTTGGTTGGTCGCCGGGTGGGGAGGAGGAAATCTTCTCGCATGATGAGTTGGTAAAGCTATTCGACGAAAGCCGTTTGTCAAAATCGCCTTCTATGTTCGATAAACAGAAATTGACATGGATGAACAACCAATATATGAAACAGATGAGTCTGGATGATGTTGTTGACTTTGTCTTGCCGCATTTGCAAGCAGTAGGTCTTGTGAAAAAAGAAATGACAGAGCAAGAAAGTGCATGGGCACGTGATTTGATAGGCCTTTACCACGATCAACTCAGCTATGGTGCCGAAATTGTTGAGTTATCAGCCCAGTTCTTCACGGATGAACTCGAATACGATGAAGAATCTCAAGCTGTACTAGCTGGAGAGCAAATACCGGAAGTAATGACTTCGTTCAAAGGACATTTAGAAGCGCTTGAAACATTCGATGCAGATTCTATTAAAGGTGCTATTAAAGCTGTTCAGAAGGAAACGGGCCATAAAGGGAAAAACTTATTTATGCCAATTCGTGTTGTCACGACAGGACAAATGCATGGTCCTGAATTGCAGGCTTCGATTGCATTAATCGGGAAAGAGAAGTCGATCGCACGAGTTGCCAAATACACGGAATAA
- the cysE gene encoding serine O-acetyltransferase has product MFRIMKEDIQCIFEQDPAARSTLEVVLTYSGLHAIWSHRIAHALYKKKLLFLARIVSQISRFFTGIEIHPGATIGRRFFIDHGMGVVVGETCEIGNDVTIYQGVTLGGTGKEKGKRHPTLCDNVLVASGAKVLGSITIGENSKVGAGSVVLKDVPADSTVVGIPGTIVITNGVKVKGKYDHQAMPDPVADKCKMLEDELDKLKERLVEIEKSAEKEGNLL; this is encoded by the coding sequence ATGTTTCGTATCATGAAAGAAGATATTCAGTGCATATTTGAACAAGATCCAGCAGCGCGTAGTACACTAGAGGTTGTGCTTACGTATTCGGGTTTACACGCGATTTGGTCTCATCGTATTGCGCACGCACTATACAAAAAGAAGCTATTATTTTTAGCGCGAATTGTGTCGCAAATTAGCCGTTTTTTTACAGGGATTGAGATTCATCCCGGTGCAACCATCGGACGCAGATTCTTTATTGACCATGGGATGGGTGTTGTCGTTGGAGAGACTTGTGAAATTGGTAACGATGTAACGATTTACCAAGGTGTGACGCTTGGTGGAACGGGTAAAGAAAAAGGAAAGCGTCATCCAACGCTTTGTGACAATGTGCTCGTTGCATCGGGTGCGAAGGTGCTTGGTTCGATAACGATTGGCGAAAATAGTAAAGTTGGGGCAGGGTCAGTTGTGCTTAAGGACGTTCCGGCAGATTCGACGGTGGTAGGTATCCCGGGGACGATTGTCATTACGAATGGCGTCAAAGTAAAAGGGAAGTATGACCATCAAGCGATGCCAGATCCAGTGGCCGATAAATGTAAAATGCTCGAAGACGAGCTTGATAAGTTGAAAGAACGACTTGTTGAAATAGAGAAATCCGCTGAAAAGGAAGGAAACTTATTATGA
- the cysS gene encoding cysteine--tRNA ligase, whose protein sequence is MTIQIYNTLTRRKEPFIPMEEGKVKMYVCGPTVYNYIHIGNARPVIVFDTVRRYLEYRGFDVSYVSNFTDVDDKIIKAANELGEEVGELTDRFINAYFEDVGALGCGKADVHPRVTDHIEDIVEFVKVLIDKGFAYESQGDVYYRTQKFEGYGKLSQQSTDELKVGARIEEGVKKENPLDFALWKAAKEGEISWESPWGVGRPGWHIECSVMAREHLGDTIDIHAGGQDLTFPHHENEIAQSEAMTGKQFARYWMHNGYINIDNEKMSKSLGNFVLVNDIRKQIDPQVLRFFILSVHYRHPVNFSQNLVEGAANGLERIRTAYNNLEHRLGASADLGDQQDVWMHKVDEIKRDFESSMDDDFNTANAIAAIFELVKLANVYLLEKNTQASVLEHFIETFDGLLSVLGLPLTSATDLLDEDIEALIEERLEARRTRNFKRSDDIRDELKAKGILLEDTAQGTRWKRE, encoded by the coding sequence ATGACTATTCAAATTTATAATACACTTACACGAAGGAAAGAGCCCTTCATCCCGATGGAAGAAGGAAAAGTGAAGATGTATGTCTGTGGGCCGACTGTCTACAACTATATCCATATAGGAAATGCCCGTCCGGTTATTGTTTTCGACACGGTTCGACGCTATCTTGAATATCGTGGTTTTGATGTATCTTATGTGTCGAATTTCACAGACGTTGACGATAAAATTATTAAAGCAGCCAATGAATTAGGGGAAGAAGTCGGTGAGCTGACGGATCGGTTCATTAACGCTTATTTTGAAGACGTCGGGGCGCTTGGTTGCGGTAAGGCTGATGTGCACCCACGCGTCACGGATCATATTGAAGACATCGTCGAATTTGTGAAGGTACTAATCGATAAAGGATTTGCCTACGAGTCACAAGGAGACGTCTATTATCGTACGCAGAAATTTGAAGGGTACGGAAAGTTGTCCCAACAATCAACGGATGAGTTGAAAGTCGGAGCACGTATCGAGGAAGGTGTTAAGAAAGAAAACCCACTCGATTTTGCTTTGTGGAAAGCGGCTAAGGAAGGCGAAATTTCGTGGGAAAGCCCATGGGGGGTCGGACGTCCGGGTTGGCATATTGAATGTTCAGTGATGGCACGCGAGCATCTCGGTGATACGATTGACATCCACGCGGGTGGCCAAGATTTAACATTCCCCCATCACGAAAACGAAATTGCGCAATCTGAAGCGATGACAGGTAAGCAGTTTGCACGCTACTGGATGCATAATGGATATATTAATATTGACAATGAAAAAATGTCGAAATCACTGGGTAACTTTGTTCTTGTCAACGATATTCGCAAGCAGATTGATCCACAAGTGCTGCGGTTCTTTATATTATCTGTTCACTACAGACATCCGGTCAATTTCTCGCAAAATCTTGTTGAGGGAGCGGCGAACGGATTAGAGCGTATTCGTACAGCATACAACAATTTAGAACACCGATTGGGAGCGTCTGCAGATTTAGGTGATCAGCAAGATGTTTGGATGCACAAGGTGGATGAAATTAAACGGGACTTTGAATCATCTATGGATGACGACTTTAATACGGCTAACGCAATTGCAGCGATTTTCGAACTTGTGAAGTTAGCGAACGTCTATCTGTTAGAGAAGAATACACAGGCTAGCGTACTTGAGCATTTTATCGAGACATTTGATGGTTTGTTATCAGTTCTTGGGCTACCGCTCACGAGCGCGACTGATTTATTGGATGAAGATATTGAAGCGCTAATTGAAGAACGACTTGAAGCGCGTCGTACTCGAAATTTTAAGCGCTCAGATGATATCCGGGACGAATTGAAGGCAAAAGGAATTCTTTTGGAAGATACAGCGCAAGGTACACGCTGGAAGAGGGAGTAA
- a CDS encoding Mini-ribonuclease 3, with amino-acid sequence MYNLRDIDVKQLNALALAYMGDAVYEQAVREHLLRSGRVKPNVLHKEATSYVSAKSQAAVVKMMQQSGFMTEEEEAVMRRGRNAKSGSVPKNTDVVTYNYSSGFEAVVGWLYLLGRTERVAEFIGESIAFIEKMKEEGKS; translated from the coding sequence ATGTATAACTTGCGGGATATAGATGTTAAGCAATTAAACGCCCTAGCTCTTGCCTACATGGGGGATGCAGTATACGAGCAAGCTGTTCGTGAGCATCTCCTGCGTTCGGGGCGCGTGAAACCAAATGTGTTACATAAAGAAGCAACGAGTTATGTGTCTGCAAAATCACAGGCGGCAGTTGTGAAAATGATGCAACAATCAGGGTTTATGACAGAGGAAGAGGAAGCGGTCATGAGACGTGGTCGCAATGCCAAGTCGGGTTCAGTTCCTAAAAATACTGACGTTGTAACGTATAATTATAGTTCGGGATTTGAAGCGGTCGTTGGCTGGTTGTATTTGCTAGGTAGGACAGAGCGGGTAGCAGAATTTATAGGTGAATCGATTGCATTTATTGAAAAAATGAAGGAGGAGGGGAAATCATGA
- the rlmB gene encoding 23S rRNA (guanosine(2251)-2'-O)-methyltransferase RlmB, translated as MTDIEAELIGGKNPVVEALRSGRELNKIWIAEGLNKKSIGEILSLAKEAGIIVQAVPKQKLDGMLDMNHQGIIASVAAYEYAELEDLFNVAKERGEDPFFMILDELEDPHNLGSILRTADASGAHGVIIPKRRAVGLTGVVAKASTGAIEHIPVVRVNNLSQTVEELKKRGVWIAGTDAAKSVDYRLMDATLPLAVIIGSEGKGMSRILKEKCDFLYHLPMVGQVTSLNASVAASLLMYEVLRKRQPHKSER; from the coding sequence ATGACGGACATTGAAGCGGAATTGATTGGTGGAAAAAACCCTGTTGTTGAAGCATTACGGTCGGGTAGAGAGTTGAATAAGATTTGGATTGCTGAAGGACTGAACAAAAAAAGTATCGGAGAAATTCTGTCACTCGCAAAAGAAGCGGGTATTATTGTCCAAGCAGTGCCGAAGCAGAAATTGGATGGCATGTTGGATATGAATCATCAAGGGATTATTGCATCGGTTGCGGCCTATGAGTATGCAGAACTAGAAGATTTGTTCAACGTTGCGAAGGAGCGTGGAGAAGATCCATTCTTCATGATCCTTGATGAGCTTGAGGATCCTCACAATCTAGGGTCCATCTTACGGACAGCAGATGCGTCGGGAGCGCATGGCGTTATTATTCCGAAGCGTCGTGCTGTAGGTTTGACTGGGGTTGTAGCGAAGGCGTCAACAGGTGCGATTGAACATATCCCTGTCGTGCGTGTGAATAATCTCTCGCAGACAGTCGAGGAATTGAAAAAGCGCGGTGTCTGGATTGCGGGCACAGACGCCGCTAAATCAGTGGATTACAGGCTGATGGATGCTACCTTGCCGCTTGCAGTTATAATTGGTAGTGAAGGTAAGGGGATGTCACGTATTTTGAAGGAGAAGTGTGATTTTCTTTATCATTTGCCGATGGTAGGACAAGTTACGTCGCTAAATGCTTCTGTTGCGGCTTCCCTTCTCATGTATGAGGTATTACGCAAGCGGCAACCGCATAAGTCCGAAAGATGA
- a CDS encoding NYN domain-containing protein, with protein sequence MKTEVLLVDGYNVIGAWQELRQIKEKRLADARDRLIERMAEYKAHTGWRVIIVFDAHLVPGVEKRKRHHDVEVVFTRKNETADERIEKLVSELSGRRVQIHVATSDLTEQWVIFAQGALRKSSRELEIEIDEIDKIITGKVKKLQEERPFSKIPLTDEVAEIFEKWRRGMK encoded by the coding sequence ATGAAAACGGAAGTACTCCTCGTTGACGGTTATAACGTCATCGGTGCATGGCAGGAACTACGCCAAATAAAAGAAAAGCGGTTAGCAGATGCGCGTGACCGCCTCATTGAGAGAATGGCGGAATACAAGGCGCATACAGGGTGGCGTGTCATTATCGTTTTTGATGCACATCTTGTACCTGGAGTTGAAAAAAGGAAACGGCATCACGATGTTGAGGTCGTCTTTACTAGGAAAAATGAAACGGCCGACGAACGGATTGAAAAACTTGTCTCTGAATTGAGTGGCCGACGAGTCCAAATTCATGTGGCGACATCAGATCTGACGGAGCAATGGGTTATATTTGCGCAAGGTGCGCTCCGAAAATCATCTCGAGAATTAGAAATTGAAATCGATGAAATCGATAAAATTATTACGGGAAAAGTGAAGAAACTCCAAGAAGAGCGGCCGTTTTCAAAGATTCCATTAACGGATGAAGTTGCAGAAATATTTGAAAAATGGCGACGTGGAATGAAATGA
- the sigH gene encoding RNA polymerase sporulation sigma factor SigH — translation MSDFTGLSDGEIIAIIHEGNTDALDFLITKYQSFVRLKARSYFLIGGDREDIIQEGMIGLYKAIRDFKEDRLSSFKAFAELCITRQIITAIKTATRQKHIPLNTSVSLDKPVFDEESDRTLLDVLAGPVLDDPEGLMIHKEDFVQMEEEMNKVLSGLEKQVLALYLDGQSYQEISDELNRQVKSVDNALQRIKRKLERYMQVDAVR, via the coding sequence ATATCGGATTTCACAGGGTTATCTGACGGAGAGATCATTGCAATTATCCACGAAGGGAATACGGATGCACTTGATTTTCTTATTACGAAGTACCAATCCTTTGTCAGGTTGAAAGCGCGCTCATACTTTCTAATCGGTGGAGATCGGGAAGATATTATCCAAGAGGGCATGATTGGTCTATACAAAGCGATTCGGGATTTTAAAGAGGATCGATTAAGTTCGTTCAAGGCATTTGCAGAATTGTGCATTACGCGGCAAATCATTACGGCTATTAAAACCGCGACAAGGCAGAAGCATATCCCACTTAATACATCGGTATCGCTGGATAAGCCGGTGTTTGACGAAGAGTCTGACCGCACGTTGTTGGATGTACTTGCAGGGCCAGTTTTGGATGATCCTGAAGGTCTTATGATTCATAAGGAAGACTTTGTTCAGATGGAAGAAGAGATGAATAAAGTACTAAGCGGTCTTGAGAAGCAAGTGTTGGCACTTTATTTGGACGGGCAGTCCTATCAAGAGATTTCGGATGAGTTAAATAGACAAGTGAAGTCGGTAGACAACGCACTTCAGCGGATAAAGCGGAAGCTTGAGCGTTATATGCAAGTCGACGCAGTACGTTGA
- the rpmG gene encoding 50S ribosomal protein L33 → MSKKVILSCDACGSRNYSVPAQNNKSTERLSLKKFCSHCNEHTMHKQTA, encoded by the coding sequence ATGTCTAAAAAAGTTATTTTAAGTTGCGATGCATGCGGATCACGAAATTATTCCGTACCAGCACAAAACAATAAGTCCACGGAACGGTTATCGCTTAAGAAGTTTTGCAGTCATTGCAATGAACATACAATGCATAAGCAGACGGCATGA
- the secE gene encoding preprotein translocase subunit SecE, which produces MGKLISFFKDVVSEMRKVSWPKRKELTRYTIVVLSTVVFMAVYFGLIDLGISRVMEWYLAL; this is translated from the coding sequence ATGGGCAAGTTAATCAGTTTTTTTAAAGACGTCGTCTCGGAAATGAGAAAAGTCAGCTGGCCGAAACGTAAAGAATTGACACGCTATACAATTGTTGTTCTTTCGACGGTGGTTTTTATGGCGGTGTACTTCGGACTCATCGACCTTGGCATTTCGCGAGTAATGGAATGGTATCTTGCGTTATAA
- the nusG gene encoding transcription termination/antitermination protein NusG: MEKNWYVVHTYSGYENKVKANLEKRVETMGMQDKIFRVVIPEEEETDFKDGKKRVMMKKTFPGYVLVEIIMTDDSWYVVRNTPGVTGFIGSSGGGAKPTPLLPEEVTFILKQMGVKEGKIEVDYVIGEMVQVLEGPFAHFQGKVEEIDGDKGKVKVTVDMFGRETKMELDFEQVEKL; this comes from the coding sequence ATGGAGAAAAATTGGTATGTCGTCCATACGTATTCCGGTTATGAAAATAAGGTGAAAGCCAACTTGGAAAAACGTGTAGAAACGATGGGTATGCAAGATAAAATTTTCCGTGTCGTCATTCCTGAAGAGGAAGAAACGGATTTTAAAGATGGTAAGAAACGAGTAATGATGAAAAAGACATTCCCGGGTTACGTTTTGGTAGAAATTATCATGACGGATGATTCGTGGTATGTTGTACGGAATACGCCAGGAGTTACAGGGTTTATCGGTTCTTCAGGTGGAGGGGCTAAGCCGACACCGTTACTTCCTGAAGAAGTCACGTTCATCCTTAAACAGATGGGTGTGAAAGAAGGTAAGATCGAAGTCGATTATGTCATTGGTGAAATGGTTCAAGTACTTGAGGGGCCATTCGCACACTTCCAAGGTAAAGTGGAAGAGATTGATGGAGACAAAGGTAAGGTTAAGGTTACTGTTGATATGTTCGGCCGAGAGACCAAGATGGAACTTGACTTTGAGCAGGTTGAAAAACTATAG
- the rplK gene encoding 50S ribosomal protein L11: protein MAKKVIKVVKLQIPAGKANPAPPVGPALGQAGVNIMGFCKEFNARTADQAGLIIPVVISVFEDRSFTFITKTPPAAVLLKVAANLQKGSGEPNKKKVATVKRDKVREIAETKMQDLNAASVEAAMAMVEGTARSMGITIED from the coding sequence GTGGCTAAAAAAGTTATTAAAGTTGTTAAATTGCAAATTCCTGCTGGAAAAGCGAACCCGGCTCCCCCAGTTGGACCGGCGTTAGGTCAAGCAGGTGTGAACATCATGGGATTCTGTAAAGAATTCAACGCGCGTACAGCTGATCAAGCAGGTCTAATTATTCCTGTTGTTATCTCTGTATTCGAGGACCGTTCATTCACATTCATTACAAAAACTCCACCGGCAGCAGTATTGCTGAAGGTTGCAGCTAATCTTCAAAAAGGTTCAGGTGAACCGAACAAAAAGAAAGTTGCTACTGTAAAACGCGATAAAGTTCGCGAAATTGCAGAAACAAAGATGCAAGATTTAAATGCAGCATCAGTTGAAGCAGCGATGGCAATGGTTGAAGGTACTGCACGCAGCATGGGTATCACGATCGAAGACTGA
- the rplA gene encoding 50S ribosomal protein L1, whose translation MAKRGKKFAEAAKLVERMKAYDVNEAIELAKKTSTVNFDATVEVAFRLGIDTRKNDQQIRGAVVLPNGTGKTQRVLVFAKGEKLKEAEAAGADYAGDAEYITKIQQGWFDFDVIVATPDMMGEVGKIGRVLGPKGLMPNPKTGTVTFDVTKAIEEIKAGKVEYRADKAGIIHAPIGKVSFDNEKLVENFLTVFETVQKAKPASAKGTYMKSVNVTSTMGPAVKIDPSSVVIKN comes from the coding sequence ATGGCTAAAAGAGGTAAAAAATTCGCAGAAGCTGCAAAGCTTGTCGAGCGTATGAAAGCGTACGATGTGAACGAGGCAATCGAACTTGCGAAAAAAACAAGCACAGTTAATTTTGACGCGACAGTCGAAGTTGCATTCCGTCTTGGAATCGACACTCGTAAAAACGATCAGCAAATCCGTGGAGCAGTAGTGCTTCCAAACGGTACTGGTAAAACTCAACGTGTTCTAGTTTTCGCTAAAGGTGAAAAACTTAAAGAAGCTGAAGCTGCTGGTGCAGATTATGCTGGAGATGCAGAGTATATTACTAAAATCCAACAAGGTTGGTTCGATTTTGATGTTATCGTTGCTACACCTGACATGATGGGTGAAGTAGGTAAAATTGGTCGTGTTCTTGGACCAAAAGGACTTATGCCGAACCCGAAAACAGGCACAGTAACGTTTGATGTTACAAAAGCTATCGAAGAAATCAAGGCAGGTAAAGTTGAATACCGTGCAGACAAAGCTGGAATTATCCACGCTCCAATCGGAAAAGTTTCATTCGACAATGAGAAGCTTGTAGAAAACTTCTTAACTGTATTTGAAACAGTTCAAAAAGCAAAACCTGCATCAGCAAAAGGCACATACATGAAGTCTGTTAATGTGACATCTACAATGGGCCCTGCTGTTAAAATTGATCCTTCAAGTGTAGTTATTAAAAACTAA
- the rplJ gene encoding 50S ribosomal protein L10, translating to MSKILEAKQAVVGEISDKLKAAASVVVVDYRGLDVSQVTELRKQLREAGIDFKVYKNSMSRRAAEAVGLEGLNESLTGPNAIAFSNEDVVAPAKILNDFAKQNDKLEIKAGIIEGVVSSAEDIKALAELPSRDGLLSMLLSVLQAPMRNFALATKAVAEQKEEQGA from the coding sequence ATGAGCAAGATACTAGAAGCTAAACAAGCAGTGGTTGGTGAGATTTCTGATAAGTTAAAAGCGGCAGCGTCAGTTGTTGTTGTTGATTATCGTGGTCTTGATGTTAGCCAAGTTACAGAACTTCGTAAACAACTTCGTGAAGCGGGTATTGACTTTAAAGTCTACAAAAACTCAATGTCACGTCGTGCAGCTGAAGCTGTTGGACTTGAAGGGTTGAACGAAAGCCTTACAGGACCAAACGCAATTGCATTCTCGAACGAAGACGTTGTTGCTCCTGCAAAAATCCTTAACGATTTTGCGAAGCAAAACGACAAACTAGAAATCAAAGCCGGTATCATCGAAGGTGTAGTTTCATCAGCAGAAGATATCAAAGCGTTGGCGGAACTTCCATCACGCGACGGTCTACTTTCTATGCTACTCAGCGTACTTCAAGCTCCAATGCGCAACTTCGCGCTTGCAACAAAAGCTGTTGCAGAACAAAAAGAAGAACAAGGTGCTTAA
- the rplL gene encoding 50S ribosomal protein L7/L12 produces MTNAQILEAIKEMTVLELNDLVKAIEEEFGVTAAAPVAMAGGAGGGDAAAEQTEFDVVLASAGDQKIKVIKAVREITGLGLKEAKEVVDNAPKAIKEGASKEEAEEMKAKLEEVGAVIELK; encoded by the coding sequence ATGACTAACGCACAAATCCTTGAAGCAATCAAAGAAATGACAGTTCTTGAACTAAACGACCTTGTAAAAGCAATCGAAGAAGAGTTCGGCGTAACAGCTGCAGCTCCAGTTGCAATGGCGGGTGGAGCTGGTGGTGGAGACGCTGCTGCTGAACAAACTGAATTCGACGTTGTTCTTGCATCTGCTGGAGACCAAAAAATCAAAGTTATCAAAGCTGTTCGCGAAATCACTGGCCTAGGCTTGAAAGAAGCGAAAGAAGTAGTTGATAACGCACCAAAAGCAATCAAAGAAGGCGCTTCTAAAGAAGAAGCAGAAGAAATGAAAGCTAAACTTGAAGAAGTTGGCGCAGTAATCGAACTTAAATAA